Within Enoplosus armatus isolate fEnoArm2 chromosome 1, fEnoArm2.hap1, whole genome shotgun sequence, the genomic segment GAACAAAAAGCTCGTAATGCTGAAATAGGAAAGGTTTTTCTCATCGACAGAGGTGAGAGGCCACGTATCCTTCTCTGAGCGTGACGTGCTGAGCTGTGCTTTCTGTCCTCCCTAACGTTGTTGTTGTCTTCGCAGATGTGGACTTTGTCACTCCTCTGTGCTCACAAGTTGTCTATGAAGGACTCGTGGATGATATATTTAGAATCAAATGTGGTGGGTATCAAAGCAACCAGTGGAGAGTTGACTGTGTTCATTGTGTCTACACTAGTGTGTCAGGTCACTTTCATAAAGATCTCCGCCCACTAAAACACCTGACTAACAGGACAATGGCCAAATGTCTTTCTCGTCATCTTCTTTTGGTCGGTAAACAACAGTGTGTCAGAGGCAACATCTGTTGAGGAGTCGGACAGATGTTCCCCGGTTACTCTGCAGCGTCTCAGCTGGTTAAGCCTCTGTTCAGTcctcacatactgtgttttAACAAACTTCACACTTAAGTGCTTCTCgtttacatatttttctctttctgttgtcagacaactAAACGAGcaataatagataataatttAATGATAGCAATTTAATCGAAGGTCATAAATATTGGCTGTTAATCAGGCCTTTTTCCTGCACAGAGAATCAgacaaaattatatttttaagattgatattttatagaaatatttcctcagatgtgtgttttgcttgCATCTTGTCCGTGTAGCACTGTTACagaataagtgtatttttggcattttggcagacaaagtgagacattttatcattattattgggCATTATTTTGACAATGTAAAGCATGAATAATTAACTGTGGAATCAATGCTGAAAGAAACGGTGTTAATACTCACAGCTCCATCTCGGACTGTGCTGTGTTCCTGTAGAATTAAACCTCCCAGTTGTATAATGACACTCGGATTGTTTTGCACATGTTTGCGTGTCGACGTGTCGTCTCATCGCTGCATCTGTTCTGCAGGATGTGTGGAGTTCGGACCTGATGTTACCTCCTCTGACAAAAGTATGAAAGTCATGGTGAACTCTCAGGATAAGGTGGGTCAGGGCTGACGGCAGAGGGGAACAGTCTGCTGCAGGTCTTTCATCACCATGATTTTAAGTTCAGTGTGTGAACTCTCACGTGTCTCGTAGGTCTTCAATGAAATCAGAAACGAGCATTTCTCCAACGTCTTTGGCTTTCTCAGTCAGAAAGCCAGGAACCTCCAGACTGCGTATGATGTGAGTGAATGTTTATTACTCTTATCAGTTATTGTAACTAAGGTGACTGACATAGATACcactttattcctttattaatcccacagaaGCGTCGGGGGATGGACATAAAGCAGATGAAGACGTTTGTGTCAGAGGAActaaaagggttaaaacagGAACATCGGCTACTGAGCCTACGTGAGCGTTACAGCAGAATACTGTCTATCACACTGATAGTACGTCAAGTAATATTTGAAAGGCTGCGTTGCTGAGGAGCTCGTTCTCTTTCAGACATTGGTGCCAGTGAATCaataatgaagaagaaaacaaagcaggatTTTCAGGAGCTGTTGAAGACAGAACACTGTAAGAATGCTCCACTCTGTGTCCATGTATGAGATTCAGTTCGTTAGATGTGTTCCTTGATCATTAATCTCATGTCTGCTTTGCAGGACATGATGTCTTGTTGGTGTTGTTATTGATACAAATCTTAATGTCCTCTTTTCTGATCCAGCTTTACTTGAAGGATTTGAAATCCGTGAATGCATTTCTTTCATAGAGGAGCACATCAACAGACAGGTACCATCTGAAACACAGTCAGTCTTATACTGGAGCAGGTACAATAACAATGGTGATATGCTGGAaacgtatttatttattctttgtcaAGGTGTCCATGATAGAAAGTCTGAGGCTGCTCTGTCTTCTGTCTATCACGGAAAACGGTAAGTTGTCTTTATGTCATTTCAAAGACGGACTCAAATCATTCTCATGCTGCATTAATAACACAGCGTGGTGGTATTTTCTCACAGGGCTGCTGCCAAAAGATTACCGGTCATTAAAAGCACAATATCTACAGGTGAGATataacatccatccatcacaccTCTGAGCCCAGCGTTCAAAAAAAACTTCTCCTTGAAAACCACCTTCTAACATATATATTTGTCCTGGAAGAAGTAGTAAAATGAGGACACGTTACAAATCTACTCAAACTTCTCTTTTTGTAAGAAACCActcacacttttcttttaacTGCGTGGGATGATAAAAGCAGTGAGTGATTTGTGCGATGAAAACATtcacttcagtcatttttctaGCTCCTagtgaataaaataacatataataataataataatcgtaAATTTACGGGGATGCCGACCTCTTGTTAGTCATCTTTGCGCGCAGTTTCTTATTTGCTTTGTCTCGGCTCTCTGGTagaacaggaaaacaaacaggaagagagctGATTACAAGAAATGAGTGCTGTTATATAGCTTTTTTTGCCTGTTTAGTGCTACATACTATTTACTtctatttttgtatgtattgaCCTGCTCCTGGACAAGTTAGTTCACAAGTAAACACGGGTAAGCACTAGTGCACAAAATGTGAATCAGTCCGcagttgaaaatagtccccagtaaatgcaccatttcctcctgtttgagtaacgtttgttaaaaactacggcgagcagctgttttaggaactTAGAGACCGGATGGACTGAGGGCCACAGACGGGGTCatgaagtcagaaagtattaaaaGATGGTGTTCACgcattggttttggtcttttatgaATATCAACAGGTTTATTCTTTAAACCTGTCCTCATTTTAATGTGGTGATCTGTGTGTGATCAGAGCTATGGAGTGGACCACCTGCTCACATTTGCCAACCTGAGGCAGTTGGGGCTGCTGGTGGAGCAGCAGCCGGGGGAAACACTGACCGTTATGGAGAGCAAAGTGGGCAAACTGGTTAACGACAAAACTGCAGGTGAGACAagctcctctgtttctctccacacGCAGAAACCTGACAAATTATTTTCTGAGTGTCAGAAGACAGATGTCTGAATCCTCCTGTTTCTTCTCCAGGAAAGCTGACTGACGCCTTCTCTTCTCTCGCAAAGAAGAGCAACTTCAGAGCCCTGAGCAGAAAGCTCAACCTGGTAAATTAGCATCATCTTTATCGtcaatatatttgttttgtttttaattaccCTGAGAGGCCGTCAAGTAATGATATGAATTTGTATATGTGAAGTAGGATCAAGCATATACTTTTTTTGTCACTTATTTATGTTGTTAGGCTGCTgataaatgttgtgtgtttgtgttcatcaggATGTGTACGTTTTGTATTTTGACCTTGTGACCTTGGTGTTATGTTTGttctatgttttgtttgttttctggtgatTTATGATGATCATCTTAACTATTTATCTCCAAAAGGCATTTTCATCATGTCACAGAAACCCCACAGAGAGGTACTTTGTCACACACGCTGAAAATGATGCATGTTATTAaacatattatcatattttgtGTGAAGGTGCCAAAGTCAGATGAAGAATATGACCTGCGGGTCCCTCGAGACATGGCTTACATCTTCAGCGGAGCCTACGTCCCTCTGAGCTGCAAACTCGTCGAGCAGGTGAGTAAACCAGCAGGATTCAGTTGCTCCACAGGATCTGACTTGTCTTGTTCTCTGCGTAGGAAACCACTGAGACGCCGTTGGTACCGTGATGAAACTTTTTTTGATGGTGTTTCTGGTGTGGTCATCTGTAGGTGTTGGAGCGAGACGGCTGGACGGGGCTCGAAGAAGTCACCAGGCTGCTGAATGGGCATGAATTTGCCGTTGCAGGTTAGATCACCAGGAGATATCAATGTGAtgttg encodes:
- the vps33b gene encoding vacuolar protein sorting-associated protein 33B encodes the protein MAHSARRDSPELPDFSLLKRLARDQLIYLLEQLPGKKDLFIEADLMSPLDRIANVSTLKQHEVDKLYKVEHKPIVSTSDQLCFLIRPRIQTVKWICDVANADKAAGKYRRYKIIFTPQKFFACEAVLEEQGIFGDVTTDEWSFYLLPLDDDIISLELPEFFRDNFLAGDQRWVRTAGSALHLLHSLYGPFSKVYGIGRCSKMAYESWREQVKEGEQKARNAEIGKVFLIDRDVDFVTPLCSQVVYEGLVDDIFRIKCGCVEFGPDVTSSDKSMKVMVNSQDKVFNEIRNEHFSNVFGFLSQKARNLQTAYDKRRGMDIKQMKTFVSEELKGLKQEHRLLSLHIGASESIMKKKTKQDFQELLKTEHSLLEGFEIRECISFIEEHINRQVSMIESLRLLCLLSITENGLLPKDYRSLKAQYLQSYGVDHLLTFANLRQLGLLVEQQPGETLTVMESKVGKLVNDKTAGKLTDAFSSLAKKSNFRALSRKLNLVPKSDEEYDLRVPRDMAYIFSGAYVPLSCKLVEQVLERDGWTGLEEVTRLLNGHEFAVAGSNGADLRAKTDAQRIILVMFLGGCTFSEISALRFLGRERGYKFIVVTTSITNSSRLIEAMLDSHV